A genomic region of Seriola aureovittata isolate HTS-2021-v1 ecotype China chromosome 21, ASM2101889v1, whole genome shotgun sequence contains the following coding sequences:
- the adgra1a gene encoding adhesion G protein-coupled receptor A1: protein MDLKRVLSFPPYPGDYLHPVVYACTAVMLLCLLVSIMTYIVHHSVIRISRNGWHTLLNFLFHTGLTFGVFAGGINQINLPFVCQIVGIVLHYASLSTMMWLTFAARNICKDVSKDPLRAQDRNGLAQTRTKPTILRFYLVSDGIPLIIVGVTAAFGMDNYGSRDDALYCWMAWEPSLGGFYAPMTLLVLVMSVYLLCTYIQLKCHPERKYELQILSEEQQQLSSSDSNHHCHTDTGGTSGPAGDCPPFATGVSVLANEHSFKSQLRATAFTLFLFLATWAFGGLAVSLGHFLDMIFSCLYGAFCVTLGLFLLIQHCAKRDDVWHSWWACCPTKSKTEDGNGGGKSQRQGLHQPHCHLNSPCSGKQPLLSPHLVQTSYHKMTAPPQSPTPNHTGPCCVAVMSPVTTTPISPLSEPMPSPHPQSLPDELPYPVLPLQSCLTDRTKSRSFNRPRPCLQDYRSHMASTSMDGSVHSSHLDSPHAAHHLEGSPLVSNSPHPDLQLPCLSPHLDKQLVSCQSLQRQTSCHSVQDIMTSCHSHAHNMHDSISSCHSLLLPSHGIHACQWHMYSSADHSSTTSCCEKPDPFALQYQQDAYSCMSKTTDKEKDNHCEEVEQKGFPRNTLPRQHATVSLRGAISRNRSLQEDGLFGSDATRNIRTGPWRNETTV from the exons GATTTGAAGAGAGTGTTGTCATTCCCACCATACCCTGGGGATTACCTGCATCCAGTGGTGTATGCCTGCACTGCAGTCatgctgctctgtctgcttGTCTCCATCATGACCTATATTGTTCACCACAG TGTGATCCGCATCAGCAGGAATGGCTGGCACACACTCCTCAACTTCCTCTTCCACACAGGACTAACATTTGGAGTTTTTGCCGGGGGCATCAATCAGATCAACCTACCTTTTGTGTGTCAgatt GTCGGCATTGTGCTCCACTATGCTTCTTTGTCTACCATGATGTGGCTGACGTTTGCTGCTAGGAACATCTGTAAAGATGTGTCCAAAGACCCACTTCGGGCCCAGGACAGGAATGGGCTGGCCCAGACTCGCACCAAACCAACCATCCTCAG attttatcTTGTTAGTGATGGAATCCCTCTCATAATTGTTGGAGTCACAGCAGCATTTGGTATGGATAACTATGGCAGCAGGGATGATGCTTTGTA TTGCTGGATGGCATGGGAACCAAGTCTGGGAGGTTTCTATGCTCCCATGACTCTTCTGGTCTTAGTCATGTCTGTGTACCTCTTGTGCACCTACATCCAGCTCAAATGCCACCCAGAGAGGAAGTATGAGCTGCAAATTCTcagtgaggagcagcagcagttgtcaTCCAGCGATTCAAACCATCACTGCCACACAGACACTGGTGGAACTTCTGGACCTGCTGGGGACTGCCCACCATTTGCTACTGGTGTATCAGTGCTGGCCAATGAGCACTCATTTAAATCTCAGCTTCGGGCCACAGCCTTCACCCTCTTTCTGTTCCTGGCTACCTGGGCTTTCGGGGGATTGGCAGTATCACTGGGGCATTTCCTGGATATGATATTCAGCTGCCTCTATGGGGCTTTTTGTGTCACTCTGGGACtctttcttctcatccaacACTGTGCCAAACGTGATGATGTGTGGCATAGCTGGTGGGCTTGTTGCCCCACTAAGTCCAAGACAGAGGATGGCAATGGAGGTGGAAAGAGCCAAAGGCAGGGGCTCCATCAGCCTCACTGCCACCTAAACTCCCCATGCTCAGGCAAGCAGCCGCTGCTCTCTCCTCACCTTGTGCAGACTTCTTACCATAAAATGACGGCACCTCCCCAAAGCCCCACACCCAACCACACAGGTCCATGCTGTGTGGCTGTGATGAGTCCTGTCACTACAACCCCCATCTCACCTCTCAGTGAGCCAATGCCCTCACCACATCCACAGTCACTTCCTGACGAACTTCCTTATCCTGTTCTGCCCCTGCAGAGCTGCCTTACTGACAGAACAAAGTCACGCTCCTTCAACCGCCCACGCCCATGCCTCCAGGACTACCGTTCTCACATGGCTTCCACCAGTATGGATGGCAGTGTGCACAGCTCACACCTAGACAGCCCTCATGCTGCACACCATCTTGAAGGCTCACCACTGGTTTCCAACAGCCCACACCCAGACCTCCAGCTTCCCTGCCTCAGTCCTCACTtggataaacagctggtttcctGCCAGAGCTTACAACGCCAGACCTCCTGCCACAGTGTACAAGACATAATGACTTCCTGCCACAGCCATGCACACAACATGCATGACAGCATCAGTTCCTGTcacagcctcctcctgcctTCTCATGGGATCCACGCCTGCCAGTGGCACATGTACAGCTCAGCTGATCATTCTTCCACCACAAGCTGCTGTGAGAAACCCGATCCCTTCGCCTTGCAGTATCAGCAAGATGCTTACAGCTGCATGTCAAAGacaacagacaaagaaaaggatAATCACTGCGAAGAGGTGGAGCAGAAAGGTTTCCCCAGAAATACTCTGCCTCGGCAGCACGCCACTGTCAGCCTACGAGGCGCCATCAGCCGAAACAGGAGCCTGCAGGAGGATGGCCTGTTTGGTTCAGATGCCACAAGAAACATACGAACTGGCCCTTGGAGAAATGAAACCACTGTATAA